TCAAGCAGTACCCAGAGTTCCAGAAGTTTCATCAACCTTCCCCAAAAAAATCTGACCCTCAACCAGTTGTTATTATTACCGACAAAACTCCTGAAGAAGCCCTTGAAGAAGCCCACTTGAACTTACGGAATCAGTTAGCCGATGAGTTGATTCAGCAGATTATGGCTAATGATTTTGAGTTTTTCGAAAAACTTGTCGTACGGCTGATTGTTAAGCTTGGATATGGTGGCTCCATGAGGGACGTCGGTCAAGCTGTTGGTAAGAGTGGCGATGAAGGCATAGATGGCATCATCAAAGAGGATAAACTTGGTCTGGACATAATTTACATACAGGCTAAACGGTGGGAGGCTTCAGTCGGTCGTCCAGAGATACAGAAGTTTGTTGGGGCACTCCACGGTCAGCAGGCCAAGAAAGGAATATTCATCACCACCAGTAGTTTTACATCGGGGGCCAGGGATTACGCCTCCAAGATTGATACTAATGTAGTCCTGATTGACGGAGAACAACTTGTTGACCTGATGATAGATTACAACTTGGGCGTATCAACGGTTGAGACTTATGAAGTTAAGAAGGTTGATACTGATTTCTTTATTGATGATTAGATTGATAAAAGAAATACCGGAAGGCTGTTATGCCTCCCGGTATTTTTTGATTTAGGTTTATCTTGTTGCCCGTACCAGACGGAAATTTGTTCCTCTACACTGGGCACAGGGAGGGAACCGCTCTCCCTTAACCGAAGTGATTTCATTTCCACATTTGGTACAGGCGTATATGCCTGACTTCTCTACGATTTGGCCAGTAGTTGGCATTATTCTTCCCCCTAAATTATTTCTTACGTTTAATGGTTTCAACGATGGCGGTACTTTTCCGACGTTGAGCTTCTTTTACAGGGATGAATTTACCATTTCTGGCGTCCCTCCCGATTTTCGTTGTTGATACAGAAGACTTCTTAACCATTTCTCTTTCCTCCAGAGAAAAGTTTGTACTGCTTATCCCACGCCAGAAGGGATGCTGATTATTGATTTAACTTAATTTTTTTAGTCCTCTACATTGGTCACCCCCAGACCAGCCGATAATAAAGGTCTTGACCTGAAAAACCACATCATGTACAAAAATGAGTGCGAATTCATTTTATACCTGGCTGATGAGATTTTTCGGCCAAATGATGTACCCAACTGGTTAGAAAGTACATCAACCCAAGCCATTAGGATTTCCTGATGGCTTTTGTTATGTTCGTCTGACACTACCAAGTGTATCTCCCCCTTCTTGATACATACTGCCTGTAGTGCCTTTATGGCACCCGATTCGGGAGAAGTTAGGCATTGTTTATCTATAAGTCAATGTATGAGCGTTATTATTTTTAGCATTAATGATATTGGTTATTGTTAATGGAGCAATTGACGTGGTTTGCTCGACACTAAACCCATTATTAATGGCCACAAACACCCCCAATCACTCACCATCACTGCCTTTCCTCCTTGTTCGTCTTGCCGGGGAGGTTCTATGGAGGTTTTTTTCGCCCTTTTTGCCCCAAATACAGTCAAAAAATACACCTGTTTTGAGCAGTCTCAAGATGGGTGTTTCAGAGTGTTTCGCTGGACTCGTTGAAATTGCGAACAAAATTCGCTATGCGTGTGAATTGCTGAACACTTTCTGGTACAGCTGTACAACCCTGTCAGAGGGTGTTATTCACACACACTTTCTTTTTGCGATTTGATTTTGATTCTGACGGCTTTTTTGACGGCTTTCAATTCAAATTGACGGCTTTTAACGGCTCTAAATGGCTGTAAAGTAGGGTGGAATACGCATTAATACGGCCTGTCACGCCGGAGGTCGCGAGTTCGAGTCTCGTCGGCCCCGCCATTTTATACCATGGGATTAACCGGGAACGGTTGGTCCCATTTTTTTTTGCCTCTAGTCTCAAAACTTAAGGGTGGTGCTCCTTCGCTGTATTCAACGTTTCCTGTGGGTGTGGAAAAATTGGACGTTCGCGGGTTATATTTCTTTAATGTTGTGTATGTGGTTGAAATATCATTTTTTATGTTGATTCTTGTCCGGCAAGAGACTTTGGCAGACAAATACTCTGTTGACGTTTTTATCTTGTGACGTTATTTTAGATCTTCCTTTCGATTTTATATTGCCCTGTTGCCTGGTTTCTTTGGGGGAAGAAGATAGGATATAAGAATTGATCTAACTGGCAACAGGGCTTTTTTTTGTCTTTTTTACCACCCCGCATTCCTTCGCTACTCTTTTCTCAATCGCTATTCTTTTTAATCCAAAAACCAATCTGTCCGTTGGAATATTCTCGGTATGTATTGACAACCACAATGTGGTAGTTATATTGAACAGCAGAACCTGGGGTTCAGCATTACCCTGCTGTGGTTATTTAGCGGCAGGTTTCATTCCCTGAGGTCCGGTTGCCTCATGAAGATCGAAAAGGGGGGCGGTGACCGGACCTCTTTTATTTGCCATCCTGCTAGCCAGTGCTTAGTTTCTGAAACAGGGAAAACATTCTTCCCTCCTTTGGGCCCTGCTGTCCGCCAGTTCACCTTATCAGACAATCAATGGATGGCAGGGCTTTTCTGCGGCCAATTTTTAAATTTTCTTCCGGTTATTTTTGGAAAAAAATGTCTGCTTGCCTTGATTCGATATTTCTGCTCTGGTAAATACACTGTCCATTGTCGCAGGGCCGATGGCTTGT
The sequence above is drawn from the Pseudomonadota bacterium genome and encodes:
- a CDS encoding zinc ribbon-containing protein, which produces MPTTGQIVEKSGIYACTKCGNEITSVKGERFPPCAQCRGTNFRLVRATR
- a CDS encoding restriction endonuclease yields the protein MNVKYLKQYPEFQKFHQPSPKKSDPQPVVIITDKTPEEALEEAHLNLRNQLADELIQQIMANDFEFFEKLVVRLIVKLGYGGSMRDVGQAVGKSGDEGIDGIIKEDKLGLDIIYIQAKRWEASVGRPEIQKFVGALHGQQAKKGIFITTSSFTSGARDYASKIDTNVVLIDGEQLVDLMIDYNLGVSTVETYEVKKVDTDFFIDD